One Vallitalea pronyensis genomic region harbors:
- a CDS encoding class I SAM-dependent rRNA methyltransferase codes for MKETTIRVKKNYVNKLRIGYPLIEKDALMDNNKLKKEGMILRLVDEQHRFIAKGYYGKQNKGNGWVLHDEKNTSIDKAFFKETLKKAIDYRRKMYQQKDTNAFRVFNGEGDGIGGMTIDYYAGYYLIQWYSQGIYTFRNNILDVLKELVDYQGIYEKKRFNKGGQYIDDDDFVCGERAKMPILVQENGVNFAVYLNEGAMVGFFLDQRDVRQVIRSHYAKGKKVLNTFSYTGAFSVFAALGGAIKTTSVDLANRSRAKTREQFMVNHINPDEHDIIVEDIFHYFKYAIKKKLLFDMVILDPPSFAKSKKFTFSAAKDYTDLLKQTIAITQKQGIIVVSTNCSTFNIEQFKDMIHRAFIESKHAYNILETFSLPYDFHLNDHFKEGNYLKVVLIEKKS; via the coding sequence ATGAAGGAAACAACAATTAGAGTGAAGAAAAATTATGTGAACAAGCTAAGAATAGGTTATCCTCTCATTGAGAAGGATGCTTTAATGGATAATAATAAGTTGAAAAAAGAGGGTATGATTCTTAGATTAGTAGATGAGCAACACCGTTTTATTGCTAAAGGATATTATGGGAAACAAAACAAAGGCAATGGGTGGGTGCTTCATGATGAGAAGAATACCTCTATTGATAAAGCCTTTTTTAAAGAGACCTTAAAAAAAGCCATTGATTATCGACGTAAAATGTATCAGCAAAAAGATACCAATGCTTTTAGGGTGTTTAATGGTGAAGGTGATGGCATTGGTGGTATGACCATTGATTATTATGCTGGTTATTATCTTATTCAGTGGTATAGCCAAGGTATATACACCTTTAGAAACAATATACTTGATGTGTTAAAGGAACTTGTTGACTATCAGGGCATTTATGAAAAGAAGCGATTTAATAAAGGTGGACAATATATCGATGATGATGATTTTGTCTGTGGGGAAAGAGCCAAGATGCCAATCCTTGTTCAAGAAAATGGTGTTAATTTTGCCGTTTATCTAAATGAAGGTGCTATGGTAGGCTTTTTTCTCGATCAACGGGATGTGAGGCAAGTTATTCGAAGTCACTATGCTAAAGGAAAAAAAGTGCTGAATACATTTTCTTATACAGGAGCATTTTCAGTATTTGCAGCATTAGGCGGTGCCATTAAAACAACCAGTGTTGATTTGGCCAATAGAAGTCGAGCTAAGACGAGAGAACAATTTATGGTGAATCATATTAATCCAGATGAACATGACATTATTGTTGAAGATATTTTTCATTATTTTAAATATGCTATAAAAAAGAAACTTCTATTTGACATGGTCATCTTAGATCCGCCTAGCTTTGCGAAGTCCAAAAAATTTACATTTAGTGCTGCTAAGGATTATACAGATTTATTAAAACAAACCATAGCCATAACTCAGAAACAAGGAATAATCGTTGTTTCTACCAATTGTAGTACATTTAATATAGAGCAGTTTAAGGATATGATTCATCGAGCTTTTATAGAGAGTAAGCATGCGTATAACATCTTAGAGACATTTTCATTACCTTATGACTTCCACCTTAATGACCATTTTAAGGAAGGGAATTACTTAAAAGTTGTATTGATTGAGAAGAAGAGTTGA
- a CDS encoding AEC family transporter produces the protein MTSMSFIITSILLPIFIQIGVGFLLQKRLKLNIRSLSRVQIYAFIPALIFIKFYTSTLSGAYILQISGFTILLFFILMIISAGVGKVLKLPKKKRKAFENAVILRNQANYGIPLITLLYLESGAELALSIHMVVLLNTNVLLNTVGLYNASSGTYTSKEALSKILRMPMIYTIGLGIICKYMHITLPESIMTTLTIMGNGVVPLALFTMGAQLAETKFDFKDYTISIAAVMRLILSPLLAFAMVYVFGIQGTMAQVLIIGASAPTAVNSVMLSIEFEGDAAYASQAVLLTTLLSFITVTGTIMLVM, from the coding sequence ATGACAAGTATGTCTTTTATCATAACGTCTATCTTATTGCCTATTTTCATACAGATAGGTGTAGGTTTCTTATTGCAGAAAAGATTAAAATTAAATATTAGGAGTTTATCAAGGGTACAGATTTATGCATTTATACCGGCTTTAATCTTTATTAAATTCTATACCAGTACATTAAGTGGTGCATATATCTTACAAATCAGCGGCTTCACCATTTTGTTATTCTTTATACTCATGATAATATCAGCAGGTGTTGGAAAAGTTCTGAAATTGCCAAAGAAAAAAAGGAAAGCTTTTGAAAATGCTGTGATTCTTAGAAATCAGGCTAATTATGGTATACCCTTGATTACATTATTGTATTTAGAAAGTGGAGCTGAATTAGCATTATCCATACATATGGTTGTTTTACTCAATACCAATGTTTTATTAAACACTGTAGGCTTGTACAATGCAAGTAGTGGTACATATACCAGTAAAGAAGCATTAAGTAAAATTCTTAGAATGCCTATGATCTATACGATTGGTCTTGGGATTATCTGTAAGTATATGCATATTACGTTACCAGAATCGATCATGACCACATTAACGATTATGGGTAATGGTGTTGTACCCCTTGCTTTGTTTACAATGGGTGCTCAATTGGCTGAAACCAAGTTTGATTTTAAGGATTATACCATATCCATAGCAGCTGTCATGCGTCTTATTTTGTCGCCCTTATTAGCCTTTGCTATGGTGTATGTATTTGGGATTCAAGGCACAATGGCACAAGTGCTTATTATAGGAGCTTCTGCACCTACAGCAGTAAACAGTGTCATGTTGTCTATTGAATTTGAAGGTGATGCGGCATATGCTTCACAAGCGGTACTCTTGACCACTTTATTAAGTTTTATAACAGTCACAGGAACCATTATGTTAGTCATGTAA
- a CDS encoding class I tRNA ligase family protein → MRERKRPEFPKRAVVTAGMPYGNKELHFGHVGGLFVHADTYARFLRDRIGKDNVIFVSGTDCYGSPIAANYRQLVEEGKITGSLEDYVRKNYEKQKEVLDKYDMNLNLYAASGLDRAGEIHKEVSEKIFNTLYEHDYLVKMSTPQFYDPDFKVLLNGRQVVGKCPIDGCQSDKAYADECALGHMYMPNELIDPKSVLSGKKPELRDVTNWYYKLEDYTEALKGQMDYLKQHSTARKYLIKTIEEFLKQPIIYVKRKQLEDGVASLQAKLPKHTIIDEPKKPSITFIFDNLNDRDKAREVLDSMGLHFRTGKTLVPFRLSGNIDWGIKVPEKEGLDDLTFWVWPESLWAPISFTKTYLESIGEDKDEWKNWWLSEESKVYQFIGEDNIYFYGIAEMAMGLSLLGIDSKDQVDWEHVNLPHLVPNNHVLFMDKKASSSSDIKPPMAEELLDHYTAEQLRMHFLSLGLAKKSVSFMPQVYMPEEERQGPDTVLKDGNLLTNVFNRLVRSCFYTAQKYFDTKIPHGEVSEEILHLSKDAVLNYEMHMYRHDFHRIVYVLDSYIRKLNKYWVNHMKKADTDENNDLRKQVLVDAFYGVKSALTLIHPIAPTSCEMVRDYLQVSENIWNWDYIFEPISALMDDVATHELKYLEPRIDFFKKHESQFK, encoded by the coding sequence ATGAGAGAAAGAAAACGACCAGAATTTCCTAAAAGAGCAGTTGTAACGGCAGGTATGCCTTACGGTAATAAAGAGTTGCATTTTGGTCATGTTGGCGGACTTTTTGTTCACGCAGACACCTATGCCCGTTTCTTAAGAGATAGAATAGGTAAGGATAATGTTATTTTTGTTTCGGGTACAGATTGTTATGGTTCACCGATTGCAGCCAATTATCGCCAACTGGTTGAGGAGGGTAAAATAACAGGTTCATTAGAAGATTATGTGAGAAAAAATTATGAAAAACAGAAAGAAGTCCTGGATAAATATGATATGAACCTTAATTTGTATGCAGCATCAGGGCTTGATAGAGCAGGAGAGATTCATAAAGAAGTTTCAGAAAAAATATTTAATACATTGTATGAGCATGATTATCTTGTTAAAATGTCAACGCCTCAATTTTATGATCCTGACTTTAAAGTGTTATTAAATGGTCGCCAAGTGGTAGGTAAATGTCCTATTGATGGATGTCAATCTGATAAAGCATATGCTGATGAATGTGCTCTAGGGCATATGTATATGCCAAACGAGTTGATTGATCCTAAGAGTGTGTTATCAGGTAAAAAGCCAGAACTTAGGGATGTCACCAATTGGTATTATAAACTAGAAGATTATACCGAAGCATTAAAAGGGCAAATGGATTATCTAAAGCAACATTCCACTGCTAGAAAATACCTGATTAAAACCATTGAGGAATTTCTAAAACAACCCATCATCTATGTAAAGCGTAAGCAATTGGAAGATGGTGTGGCAAGCTTACAGGCGAAATTACCAAAGCATACCATCATTGATGAACCTAAGAAACCATCCATAACCTTTATATTTGACAATCTGAATGATCGTGATAAAGCCCGTGAAGTGTTGGACAGTATGGGACTTCACTTTAGAACAGGTAAAACCCTTGTACCATTTCGACTATCTGGTAACATTGATTGGGGCATCAAAGTACCAGAAAAAGAAGGACTTGACGATTTAACTTTTTGGGTATGGCCTGAATCCCTGTGGGCACCTATTTCTTTTACAAAAACATATCTTGAATCCATTGGAGAAGATAAGGATGAGTGGAAGAATTGGTGGCTGTCTGAAGAGTCAAAAGTGTATCAATTTATTGGTGAAGACAATATTTATTTTTATGGTATCGCTGAGATGGCAATGGGTCTAAGCTTATTAGGTATAGACAGCAAGGATCAAGTGGACTGGGAGCATGTGAATCTACCTCACTTAGTACCCAATAATCATGTGCTTTTCATGGATAAAAAAGCCAGTAGTAGCAGTGACATTAAGCCGCCTATGGCAGAAGAACTCTTAGACCACTATACAGCAGAGCAATTAAGAATGCATTTCTTAAGCTTAGGTCTTGCTAAGAAAAGTGTTAGCTTTATGCCCCAGGTTTATATGCCTGAAGAAGAACGGCAAGGTCCTGATACCGTGTTAAAAGATGGCAATCTATTAACCAATGTATTTAATCGTTTAGTACGATCTTGTTTTTACACCGCTCAGAAGTATTTTGATACCAAGATACCCCATGGAGAAGTCAGTGAAGAAATCCTTCACTTATCGAAGGATGCTGTTCTTAATTATGAGATGCATATGTATCGGCATGATTTTCACCGTATTGTCTATGTCCTTGACAGCTATATTCGTAAACTCAATAAATATTGGGTGAATCACATGAAAAAAGCCGATACCGATGAGAATAATGATCTGAGAAAACAAGTACTTGTTGACGCCTTTTATGGTGTAAAATCAGCTCTAACACTGATTCATCCAATAGCACCCACCAGTTGTGAAATGGTGAGGGATTATTTACAGGTGAGTGAGAACATTTGGAACTGGGATTATATTTTTGAACCCATTAGTGCATTGATGGATGATGTAGCTACCCATGAATTGAAGTATCTTGAACCAAGAATTGATTTCTTTAAAAAACATGAAAGTCAGTTTAAATAA
- a CDS encoding fibroblast growth factor: MKKINRLPVLALTVIMLFSFCLSTNPIRAHEACHQSIAYRFDPVSGEFIESTDRHLNGPSLQFDLGVLHEFSVKPSQFTDESQYKVKLISANYNEQKSKAAPYTGLKKLASIANGQIKRVASTQDLTHTSITSITKMKSSNTSFNMGLTFNKDSATKLLKDVGYNLSLASVLEQSLGKQYTFKTSYSYTEKDTTIESVSKKVEKTFEIPSLPEFSSCNSADFYLYWDHEIYDMKAEIWDANGTTDPTKGIIDAQKIYLENDGGSNKTFYCPHCDKYVPYNIGDAVYVLLYADGHHEHVSEHFYYLGKELGNYKWYKHSPETVIEYEFYYPIIKGKTFPWKLNEKSHENIIADKPLHMMLPGSEEIVYDNGKYYLLRVLESSLADSGNKTEKTQLGLPVLPGFTQEVNVNRTITLKSLRHEKVTTGHSSSSSLVSKFFSLLSIGSSTNTSSSTIKETTDITEKKMTLAEVNTYKFPSFFSNNGFSGGVIYLGKDYLTFMVKGEIIPIATDGSYNESQKTFVSFKHQEEFPKIFIDPYK, translated from the coding sequence ATTACCTGTTTTGGCGTTGACTGTCATCATGCTCTTTTCCTTTTGCTTGTCAACGAACCCTATCCGGGCTCATGAGGCATGCCATCAATCTATTGCGTATCGTTTTGACCCCGTATCTGGAGAGTTCATCGAAAGTACAGACCGCCACCTGAACGGGCCCTCGTTACAATTTGACTTAGGGGTATTACATGAATTTTCTGTCAAGCCCAGCCAATTCACAGATGAAAGTCAGTATAAAGTAAAGCTTATAAGTGCCAATTACAATGAACAAAAATCAAAAGCTGCTCCTTACACGGGCTTGAAAAAGCTAGCTTCAATTGCAAATGGACAAATCAAAAGAGTAGCCTCTACCCAAGACCTTACCCATACAAGTATTACATCCATAACGAAAATGAAGTCCTCCAATACTTCATTTAATATGGGGCTTACATTTAATAAAGATTCAGCAACAAAGCTACTTAAAGACGTAGGCTACAATCTTTCTTTAGCTAGTGTCTTAGAGCAATCCCTTGGAAAACAATATACTTTTAAAACATCATATTCCTATACGGAGAAAGATACGACCATAGAAAGTGTCAGCAAAAAAGTGGAAAAAACATTTGAAATACCTTCTTTACCAGAATTTAGCTCCTGTAATTCAGCGGATTTTTACCTTTATTGGGATCATGAAATCTATGATATGAAAGCAGAAATATGGGATGCTAATGGAACAACAGATCCAACAAAAGGTATAATTGATGCCCAAAAAATATATCTTGAAAATGATGGTGGTTCAAACAAAACTTTTTATTGTCCACACTGCGACAAATACGTTCCATATAACATAGGCGACGCTGTTTATGTCCTCCTCTACGCAGATGGACATCATGAACATGTATCCGAACACTTCTATTACTTAGGAAAAGAGCTTGGTAACTATAAATGGTATAAGCATTCTCCTGAAACTGTTATTGAATATGAATTTTATTACCCTATTATTAAGGGAAAAACCTTTCCATGGAAGTTAAATGAAAAATCTCATGAGAATATAATCGCAGATAAGCCTCTACATATGATGCTTCCAGGCAGTGAAGAAATTGTTTATGATAATGGTAAGTATTACCTCCTTAGGGTCTTGGAAAGTTCGCTCGCTGATAGTGGTAATAAAACAGAAAAAACGCAGTTAGGTCTTCCCGTTTTACCTGGTTTTACCCAAGAAGTTAACGTAAACAGGACCATCACCCTAAAATCCTTAAGGCATGAAAAAGTAACAACAGGTCATAGTTCAAGTTCTTCACTGGTTAGCAAATTTTTTAGCTTACTTAGCATAGGCAGCAGTACCAATACCAGCTCTTCTACCATCAAAGAAACCACAGATATTACGGAGAAAAAAATGACTTTAGCTGAAGTGAACACCTATAAATTCCCTAGTTTTTTCAGTAACAATGGTTTTTCTGGAGGTGTTATATATCTGGGTAAAGACTATTTGACTTTTATGGTAAAAGGAGAAATAATACCTATCGCTACGGATGGTTCCTATAATGAATCACAAAAAACCTTTGTAAGCTTTAAACATCAAGAAGAGTTCCCCAAAATTTTTATTGACCCTTATAAATAA